GGCATTATTCCTTTTCTCCGATGATGCGTCGGAAGCCTCCTATGAAGCGTATCTTGATTTCCATCGCGGCCATTCTTCTGCACGGCGCTTTGTTCGCGTGCTGCAGCCGTGCGCAGACAACGCCGCTACCGGTTGCCGATCGAGAAAACTGGGCAGCCAACCCAACGGTGAGCCCTGAATCGAGTCAGGGACCGAACCTGGGATCGACCGTTATCAACGTCTTGAATTACGGTGCCAAAGGTGACAGGGTCACGGACGATACAGCGTCGATTGATTCGGCGATGACGGCCTGCGTAACACGGCCCCGTCCGAATAACGGATGCGTTCTGTATTTCCCGGCCGGCGTGTACATCACCACGGGAGTGAGTCTCAAGTCATTTGTGAATCTGAAAGGAGATGGCTGGGGAACAACGGTCATCCAGCTTAAGCCGCACACCGATGCGGACGTACTGACCGTTCCAGCCGACGTGTTCAATTTCAGCATTTACGGATTGACGCTGGATGGAAACTCCGCGAGAGGCGGAACCGGCAATTGCTTCTCGACCGCCACGACTCCTACTGGGCCAGGAGAATGGAATACCGCGAACAAACGGACGGCGACGATCAATGCCATGAAGCTGGGCCATATAGAAGAAGTTATGTTTTCAAACTGCTCGAGAGACGGTATTCATATCAATGCCTATAACTACATGCTGACCTTCGATCATTTCTATGTTTTCAACAACGGCGTGTACGGCGTGTACACACAGGGGACGAACAGTGGCTTCTCGAACTTCCAGATCGAGCGCAACGGCACAGCGGGCATACATATCGCCAACGCAAACAATCGATTCACCTCCGGGGAAGTGATCTGGAATGGCGCAAGCGTCAACACCGAGGCGGCAGTCTATGTGTCAGGCGGCCGCAATATCCTTACGGCCGTCGAGGCGGAGGACAATTACACCAACGGATTTTTCGACAGCGGCATTGACGACGAGTTCAGCGGTTGCGTGTCCGATTCCAACGGCTATGTCTCCAAAAATCCGGGCGCATCTTCGCGTAGTGCGAGTGGATTTATCCTAGCCGGGACAGGTGGGGTATACGTGGGGGACAAGGTAACGAGTTATCGCGGCCGCCTTCCGGACGGAAATTTTACAACCGAATGGCCGTACAGAATTGACACCTCAAACCAGGCGAGAGTCGACATCAGCTACGACAGTACAAACGAACCTCCGCACGGGTCCGCGAGTTCGGTACCGCAGGTTGGATCTCCTGCTGCTGGCCATGCCGCTTGCATCAAGTCTGCCGGACCACCCGTTGTGATCGGATTTTGCTCCACTGCTGTCAGCCCTTCTGGTGCTTGTAGCTGTAATTGAGGTGGACTTAGCCGTGGATATTAGCATTTATTGATTTGAATTGGTCTCTGGCGCTGGGCGTGTGGGGAATAGTGAAGGGCTCTGGCATTATAGTGCCTGCGTGAGAACCGTATCGATGAAGGACGTATTTTGACTTTGATTTTGTGCTGGATGCAGTGGTTGTTATTGGAACAGCTTCTGATTGAAATGTCTTTACTCGGGCCATTTCGCGTGGATCGTCGAAACACTTGAACTACCTGATTGAGCAGGACCTCCGAGGGATCAAGTTCCGGGCCAGGCCCATGCTCGGTTTCAAGAACTATGATTGCGCGGCCGCAACGATCGCGGGCATCAAACTGCTCCGCCTCATCGGCAAGAACCAATTCTCGCTTCGTCACTTGCACATCAAAGACCACACTGCACCTACGATCTGGAATGCAGTGCTCGCCGCGTGTACCAAGGGCCAGCCGAGAGGCCACGCCATGCTCGCCCTGGGACCATACGACACGATCAGAACTTCCAACTCGGACTACGGAACCACCGTCTCCATCGTCTGAAGAAACTGTTCCCGGCGGTTGGCGCGTGCAAACTTCTGAAAACTCGGCTGGCAGGCAAATGTTATCTGGCGCACCGCGATCTCTACTCAACTACAAAGTAGCAGTCGTCTATATAAGACAGCTCCCAATGTCTCCTTAACAATTCAACTACAAAAAAAAGACAAGCCAAAGACACACCTATCCACACAAATCTCATATCCTCACTAGAATGCCGTGGCACGACTAGAGTTTTGGAGGAGGACAAGACGCGTGAACCCTTTTTATCAAATCCATTCTACCGATCTCACATCATCATCCTTGCGAGATGAGATCAACACAAGGGGCTATGCGCTCATTCGAGACGTGTTACCGCTGCAGGCTGTCAATTCCCTTCTTAGAGACGTAACCCAGATGCTGTATGCCGAGGGATGGTTACTTCCGCAACACGATGCGATGGAGCGCCTCGCGAACATGGACGCAGCCTGCGGCGATCCAGACCCTGCGTTCAAGCGGGTCTATCAGGAGATATTTAACCTCGAATTGTTCCATGCTCTTCCGCATCATTCATCGCTGCAACGGGTGATGAAGATGCTCGTTGGCGATCAACTGCTGATTCACCCAAAGCCCATTGGCCGCTTGATCTTCCCTCATTGCGAGCGGTTGGTGGTTCACGCACACCAGGATTATCAGTTTATGGGCGGTGATCCGCAGTTCTATACTGCGTGGATACCTCTTCATGACTGCCCCACTAACGTCGGTCCTTTGAGGATTCTGGAAGGTTCTCACCGCTTCGGTTTTCAAAGTCACGAAAAGGAAAATCTTCACGTTCCGCAGATTCCGCCCGGAAGAGAATTGGGAGAGGGATGGGTTGGCGGTCAGGTCAACGCTGGGGACGTACTCATCTTTCACAGTCTGACTGTACATGCTGCGTCCCCGAACCTCTCTAAGGAGCTTCGTCTTTCGCTTGACTGCCGATTCCAGGATTCAAGACGCGTCCTCAATCCCTCTAATGTTGTCTTTGCAGGAGAGTCAGGAAAATCGTGGGAGAAGACGTACGCCTCATGGAGATCAGATGACCTCAAGTACTATTGGAAGAAAATGTCACTAACATTCGAACCCACGAAGCCAGAGATACTAAGACTCGCCGAGACAGCGGCCTCTCCTTCTGCTCGCGCGAAGTTCGCCAGGATAGCGAGCCAACTGGACTAATATTTCAATGTTCTCTTGACGCGTCCTGCGACGTTCAGGCCCCAATATCTTGTGTTTATGATTTCACACTTGGATCGCACTCTCGTGACCGAGGCAGCCTAGGCGCTATCAGCCTTAGCCAGGCTGATGCCCTCTTCTCTACAGGTGATACTAGGCAGGGAAATCTCATCGAAGTGCCCACATCCTGGTTGCAAAGGTGCCTCAGATAACGCGTTCATAAAGATTTCGCCTTGCAGGCGATAGCGGATGAGTTCTGCAACCGTTAGCATTCCCATACCATGCTCATCGCAGAATTTGATCAGGTCGGGAACACGAGCCATTGTGCCGTCATCATTCATAATCTCGCAGATTACGCCTGCGGGTGTGACCCCAGCCAATCTTGCCAGATCGACGGAAGCTTCTGTCTGTCCAGCTCGCACGAGAACTCCGCCGTCACGAGCTCTCAGCGGAAAGACGTGCCCCGGACGTGCCAGATCGTATGCAGTCGACGCCGCATCAATGGCTACGCGAATCGTGTGCGCACGATCATGGGCCGAAATTCCTGTTGTCACACCCTCTCGGGCCTCGATACTCTCGGTGAAGGCGGTAGCGAAGCGCGACGTATTGTCCAGCACCATCGGTCTGAGACGCAGATAATTGGCGCGGTCCTCCGTTAAAGTGAGGCAGATGAGCCCACGGCCGAACTTCGCCATAAAATTGATCGCTTCGGGCGTCACAAATTCTGCGGCCAACGTCAGATCGCCTTCGTTCTCACGATCTTCGTCATCCACTACAACAATCATGCGGCCATTGGCAATATCTCTAACTGCCTCTGGAACAGTTACAAACGGTGCGGACATGTATCTCCCTTCTATGCACTCCATTCGAAGTGTCGCATCCTCGCGAAAACACTCGCATCAAGTTGTGGCGTTCATCTCTGCGCCTACTTCTCTATCATCATGACCATAAACACCTTTTACATTTGTCATTTCCATGTCTTTCCTTTGCCTTAAACTATGTGCACTTGACCGATGTCCGCGACGGAAGTTGCTGAGCAGTAAATACACCGCTATTCAAATGTTGACCGCCCAAATTGCCTCAAGATTTGGATCAGGAGACCACTCCAGCATGGAGTCGTCATCATCTCTTCGGGGCTGCCCGGACGGATCTTCTATCAACCGTCCCTCATGAAGCAAGAGACCACGTTTGGAAAAGGTCACCCGCGCTCAATAAAAGACGATCTGCGTGAGACGCTGCAATTGCGAGGCCTGGTTTTATTATTCGCGTGCGTTAGCACGCATGGATTTCAAGGTCGTGTTGTGGCATGAACAGGCCGCTAAGGTGGGAGACTCGCATGTTCGGACCGAAAGGCAGAAGCAGAGTTAGCTGGATCACCTCACGCGCTACGTTCATGTACCCGGGGAGGAGGCGGAACTTGGCGAGCTCCGCGCCGAACGTCCTGAGCATCAGCTTCACCTGAATAAGTTAAGCCGCCCTACGTGCCCGATACCAGCCCCTAGCTATTGATGTTCCATAGCTAGGATCTGGGAGAGTGACGGCAGAGTTTTTCCCAAGATTGAAGCTACGGATTGAAGAAGCGGAGCAACGCTTCCTCATCATGTTTGCTGAGGCTGGCGCGGACGCGCATGTGGCGCACAACAGTGCCTGAAATGCGTGGCGAGAAGCCATCCGGCGCATTGTGGCAGCGAGAGCAATGCTGCTCAAAGACACGCTGTCCTTCATCCTGCGACTGAGCGGCCTGTTTGTGCGTTGCGGAGGTCTTGGCTGACGCGGCGATCGGGGTACTGCTTTGCTGTGCGACTAGCGAGAGGGCAGAGACCGCGGCCAAGGTCAAGATTACCGGGTAAAAGTGCTTCAAGTTCATGGCTGCTTTCCTTTCCAAGCCGGGAAGAGGAAGCGGTACACAATCCCTGTCTCCCAGATATTGACATTGCCGGTGGATGCGAATTGCCGAGAGTAGCTGGTTAGAATCCTGGTATTGTGGGGCAGATTGTAATCAAGTCCGAAGTCGATTCGCTGCGTGTTCACCGACGGAAGGCTATCGCTTGCCGCATTGTCGCGACGGAAGGTCTGCTGGATACGAAATACCGGCTCGATACGGCCAATGGCGCTATCAAGGCCTCCGAATGCCTTGGTGCGATAGTCGGCTTCTACCCAGTAGCCTTGAGCGTGATGGCCGCGCGCAAATTCAGAGCGCAGGCGGAATGCCGTATCTTTCGGCTCCCACCAGACATGCGCGCCGTAGAAGTTCTCATGGATTCCCTGCAGAATGCGATCGTAGGAAAGACCCACTTCCAAACGCTGATCCGGCAAGTAGAGGCTCACTCGGCCTCCGTTGCCGTGGGCGCTCCCAAACTGCTGATTGCTGCTGCGAACGGAATAGAAGTATGAGTAGTCGACTGAGTATTTGCCACGCGAAATAGCGTTTCCCCGGATCATCCCGCCCAGTCCGCTGCCGACCGAAAACTGTCCGACAGAGGCAATCAGTGGACCATCCTGGAAGTTGCCAATCCATATAGGCGAGAGGCGTTCGTTGTAGACGTTGAAGGGAAGCAAATAATCGCCGGCTACAACCGTAATATGCGGTGTAATGACGATATCGCCTTGCAGGTAGGTGAACCCGGCGAAATGAGTGTGATCATAACCTGGATCACTTCCGAATTGCGGCGAGAAGCTTTCGAGAATAGCCGCGCGCGATTCCACCATGAGGTGGTTGCCAAGAGGCGCTGCGACCAGCGGCTCAATAATGGGCATATAGGTGGTATTGCCGCCGTTGGTGTTGCTGAAGAATCCAACACCTCCGGAGAGGAGGGGCGTGTCCTGCGCAAAGCCGAAACGCGCAGTAGCGAGTACGGCAACTGCGATTCCGAGGCATAAGATCGAACGTGCAGTAGTTTGGGGTCTGAGAGTAAAAGTCGGACGCAACATTAGAGCAACTTTAGCGAATGGCAAACTGCCATGTGTCGCGGAAACGTCTGCCACTTGTCAATTAATTGTCACTTCGCATGATACGGCTCAATTTCTGCTATGACAGCGGATGAGATCACGGAATCTGACGAGCAGGAACGATTGCGTTACAAATTTACGGTCAATAAACAGAGCAACAATGCGGTGACAATCACCTTACAGCCACATGACAACCCTCGAAACCGAGCAGAATAAATTGGAAACAGTTCGTTGCCCCATTACTTTCACTATCTGGAAGTAGAGATGGTGCGGATTAACACACACTAATACCGTGCCAGAACAGCGTGACAAGACGAGGATTCTTCGTTTGAGCAGGGTCCAGGAACTGCGCGAGTCCGTGCTGCTAATGTTCTGCGAGCCCGTGCCTCCGGAACATGCGCGGTTGATCATGAACTGGACCAAACACACGATGCTGGTAGACAGCAAAACCGAGAGGAATCCATTAATAGACAATCCTGCGGGAGTCACTGACGGCAAGGAAGCATTCTTGCGTTATTGTATCGTGTGCCATGGACTGGATGGCCAGAATACCGGCGTTCCCTTTGCCGATCGTATGTCTCCGCCAGTTCCATCGTTGGCAAGCAAAGATGTTCAGACAGACACAGATGGACAGTTGAAGTGGATCATCGATTACAGAATCTGGCCATTGGGAATGCCCGGATCTAAGAACACGCTGAGCGACGAGGAAATCTGGCCAATTGTCCTTTACCTACGCCACTCGCCGCCTGCGGGCAACCTGGGCAAACCGGAGATATACACACTAACGCGATGAGTGTCGCTCAGCTTAAATCGCCGATGGCTCGGCAATGTGTTTTCGCTGATCTGCATTCATGCCTCCAATGCGCAGCGATAGTTTTGGATTTTATCCGCGGGTAGCGATACAAGATTGGACCCTTTCGATGATAGATCGTTACCTGGTTCAACCTCACGGGAGGAGTGGTCATGCTGTTGTTGATGCTCTTGCTTACGCTGCGTATGGGGATCCGGGGCATTACCATCACCAGATTGGGCCATGCCATTATATCTCTCCTGCTGTATATCCCGCTGCTTCGTCACCTTCCAGCTAAACCGCCTGCCGATGAGACTCTTGCATCGCTAAAGGACTTCGTTGACACAGTCGAGGTGACCTCATGATTTCGTTCGTTGTGACCAATGGCGCTCGGCCACCCTATCTAGCTCACATCCGTTTGTTCAACGTCGACCTAGGAGTATCCACGTGAAGGTTCTGATTGCGCTCGCTTCCAGTTCAGGCCAGCTTTCGGGCGTGCAGCGCCACGCGATCAGCCTGGCACGCTGCTTACTTTTGCGCCGTGAGATCACTGCCGTTCACTTGGTGGCAGCACCGTGGCAACATGGCTTTGTTCGAGATTCGGCGCCTGTCGGCGATGTGCGATTGCATCTCCATAACGCACCTATTGGCAATAGTGCTCTTAGCAGGAACCGTTGGTACTTCTTCCACCTACCACAACTGGCAAAGGATCTGGGCTGCGACGTTGTTCATCTCGCCTATCCCATGCCTGTCATCCGCCGCGCATTCCATTGCCCGGTAGTCGTCACTCTACACGATCTTTACCCGTATGACATCCCGGATAACTTCGGATTTCCAAAAGTACTCTTCAATCGCTTTGCATTGTGCATATGCCTTAATGCCGCGAATGCAATTACATGCGTGTCGCGGTACACGTTGTCCCGACTGGAGGAGCTCCAGCCCGCACTTGTATCGGCAAAATCACTCGTTATCTATAACTCTGTCGAACCACCAAAGATTCCTCCGACAGGGATCTCTCCACCCCAATGGAAAGATCAACCCTTCCTGCTCTGCGTCGCGCAACATCGCCGAAACAAAAATATCGCACTTGCATTACGAGTTTTTGAAGCACTCCTCCGTACCCAGCGGCTTGCACTGGAAACACGATTGGTCATTGTAGGAATTCCGGGCCCTGAGACATCGGCGATCGAACAGTTTGTCTCAACCGCTGGCCTAAAACAAAACGTTGTCTTTCTGAATGGAGTTTCCGATTCGCTTCTGCATTGGTTCTATCGAAACTGTTTACTGCTGCTAGCTCCTTCGACTATCGAAGGCTTCGGCCTTCCCGTTGCAGAGGCGCTTCAGGCCGGCTGTCCGATCGTCTGCTCAGACATCTCGGCCTTCCGTGAGCTAGGCGGAGATTATTGCCACTATGTCGAACTTGGCCCAAAAGAGGCTGAAGGATTTGCTGATGCTGTATGTGCAGTAGCTGACCAAGGGCCCCGAGAGCCGGTCGCGATGCGTCACCTTTCCGCCGAGGTGATTTCAGCTCAGTACTTGAAACTCTACAGTTCACTGTTATCTGCACCCGACGTACAAGCCAGCTTACCGGAGAAGCCTGTCTTGTCTTCGCCCGAAAGGCACTTCCCTACATGAGCCGCAAACTTCAACACGAAACAGCAAAAGTCCTTGGCATCCCGGTGGAACCATTCGACATGGAGAGCGCAGTTGCACGTGTCCAAGAAGAATGTGAAGGTCAGCGGAAGGGCTACATATGCTTCATTGGTGTACATGGAATTATGGAGGCCCAGCGGGATCCCGAGTTGGCACAGGTCTATGCACGAGCGACCCTGCTGGTGCCTGATGGAATGCCCACGGTGTGGGTAGGGCGCATGCAAGGTTTTCGCAACATGCAGCGCGTTGCCGGACCAGATCTGATGCAGGAGATTTTCCGACGTGAGGAGTTTGCACACCGCACTCATTTTCTTTACGGGGGTAAGCAAGGTGTAGCGGCTGATCTCAAATCGACCATGAGACGGCGCTTCCCCTGGGTGCGAATCGTCGGCACATACACGCCGCCATTCCGCGATCTAACTCCAGAGGAGGAAGAGACTGTAACCGCACAGATACTGGCGTTGAAGCCAGATATGATTTGGGTGGGAATCAGTACGCCTAGGCAGGAGCGCTTCATGATGCGAATTCTTCCGCTGCTCGATTCCTGTCTGCTGTTCGGCGTTGGCGCAGCTTTTGACTTCCACACAGGCCGCATCAAGGATGCTCCGCAATGGGTGAAGCGAGCCGGACTGCAATGGCTGCACCGACTCATTCAAGATCCGCGCCGGCTTTTCTGGCGTTACCTTCGGAATAATACAGCCTTCTTGTGGCATATCTCGCTGCAACTCACAGGCCTACGCACCTACCTGCAGGCGGAGATTAACGCATCTTTTGCAAGTAGGTCGCAGACGATCGCTGACCAGTAAACATTTAGACTCTTCTGAGATCGCTATGTAGCTCTGGCGTAAGATGGACATCCAAGGAATATCAATCTTAACAAGGGAACTGAAATGGCCGTAAGCAACAGACAGATGGGAAACCCAACATCCAACACAACCGAGGAATACAAGCCGATCAAGCCACAAGAAAGCCTGCTTTCCGATATGAAGTTGCCTCTTCGCAAAATGTTATACCCTCTAGGTTATGCTGTTGAGATCATAACCAACGACCCGGATGTACTGGAGGCAGCGAACGAGAGTTTCGGCCACGCGCGGTTTCGACGCGAATGCAAGGTATTGAAGATACACGTCGGAGTCAGTGACGGCGTAAGCTCTGAATGCCCTCCAGAACCCACAAGACGTCAATACAACCACCTGTATTCGCTCGTTGCAGACGTTGACAATCAGGCTCTTCTGGACCTGACAACCTGCACCAGCTTTGTGTGGCTGACGAAGGCGACTGTAAACAACAGGCTCTACCTCAGATACAATTTTCTCGAAAAAGCCGTCTATCTCTTGCTTGGCGCATCGGTTGTAACCGATCTGCATGCCGCCTGTGTAAGCAAGAATGGCAAGGGGATCCTGCTCTGCGGTGACTCGGGCGCGGGGAAATCAACACTCTCCTATGCCTGCGCGCGTGCTGGATGGACCTATACTTCAGACGACACCAGTTACCTGATCAACGATGCTGAAAGTCCACGGGTCATTGGCCACTCCCATCGCGTTCGCTTTCGTCCAGCCGCGAAGGCTCTCTTCCCTGAATTGGAAGATCGTTCGTTGACGCCGCGTCTGGAAGGTAAGCCCTCTATCGAGGTTCCAACCTCCGAGCTTCCAGTCCTAATGACACAGAGCGAAGCGACAGTGGATTCGATCGTCTATCTCAAACGTTATCCGTCAGCAAGAGGAATGCTGATCCGACTGCCGGCGGGAACAGCAACAGAACGCGCTTGTGGTGAGCTGTACTCAGCAGGAGAGATTCGCGAGAAACACAAAAAGATACTCGTGCGACTTTCTGAGATTCCCACATATGAGCTCCGGTATTGCAACCTTAGCGATGCCATCCAGCTTCTTGATTTCCTCGTCCATGGGAAGTGAGTTAACTTAAAGGTTTGGCTGTGGATTCATTTGCAGCATCCGCGGGATCTTAGGGGACAACCCCACGACGAACAATAGCTGTAAACCATACGCTTCAGCCACAGTCCGTGCTGTAAAGCAGTCCTTTCGAGTTTTCCTCCCACGAGGGATCAATCTGCGTATACCGGACATCTGCGATGCGAACCGTGTTGCCGGCCACTTGATTGCACAAACACAGATTCCATACGCTCCGGTCGAACCGGTTACAAGCCAAGCTACGTGCGTCGAGCGAGAGGGCGCGGAAATGGTGCGATCAGCAACGTCGATGTCTTCACTCGCAGCCTCCTTATACTTGTCGTTTCTTCATTGTTGATTGGACTTTGCGGAGAGGGAAGCGACATGGCGTTCAAGAGCAGACTCTATCAAATCGGCGGCACGTTCAGCTCCGTTGACATTTCGAATCTTGCCTCGCAGTGCGAGCGCCGCAGTGCTATAGCTCTGATTGGCAAGAAGCTTTTGTAGCGATGAAATAACTTGGTCCCTCGTCGCCCCTTCTGCAGGGAGGACTTCGGCAACTCCCAACCAAGCCAAACGATCCGCTACCGCTGGCTGATCGTAGCCTGTCGGAATAGCCAAGATGGGCTTCCCTTGTCTGAGCGTTTCCAGTGCTGTGTTCAGCCCACTATGGGTGACGACAATCTTAGCCCTCTTAACAAGCTCAAGCTGCGGTGCTTCCTTTACCACTACCGGACGCCCCACAAGATCACCAAAAGACTCCGGGATGCTTCGACCGCCCAGTGTGATCACAAGCTGCAGGTTGAGTTCGTTGCATGCCTTGGCGACAAGGCGGAAGATGGTGGAATGCACCGCTCGGGCAGTTCCTAAGGACATGTAAACCAACGGCCGACCGTCTAGCCTGTGCCATGGAAACTCAACCTGCGGTCTTGCATCGTCGACAAAAGGACCAGTGTAGTAAAAATTGCGAGGCAGGCTCGAGCGAGGAAAATCCAGACACTCCGGTAGTTGCGCAATATGGGCCACGGCTGGGAAGTCTTTATTCATCCTTCGAATTGGCCCTAAGCCGGCCTTGCGTCTGTAATCATCTAATCTCCAGCGCACCGGGCCACGCAGCCTAAGTACTGACACCTGTAATAAACAGTCCTGCAACCACACTCTCGGGGAGCGTTGATGTCTGCAGCTCGGCGATCGACGTGACACGGACCACTTGAAACTGAGGGGCACCGATGTAGAGATTATGAAGTATGGTATATCCAGCATCTGCGCCAATGTTGGACCCGCCAACACGATCTCATCCACAATGAGGACGTCGACTCCACACCGCGCAAGAGCAGACGGTATTTCATGCAGAGATTTCTTCACGTCATCGGCAATGCGATCAATATTCTTGCTTAACGCGGCGAAGTAAGATGAGGAGTTATTGCAAACATCGTTCCGCCTTGTTTCTACAGATAGAGGCTTAAGGACATCGATGGGATGGAACTCCAAACCATGCTGGCGAACTTGAACCTCAATTTCTGGTTTGTGAAAAAATGTAACCCTGTGCCCACGGGCTGTAAGCTGCCTTGATAAGACCATCAATGGGTTCATGTGTCCGGCCCCGCTGTGCGAGAGTATGCCGAAGTGAGCCATCAGATCCTCTCAACAACCGGCGTTCCGCTTTCACTTTGTGTGACCTCTGCGGCTCTGGCCGAATGAGGAATGGATACCGGCTTGCCCCCAAGTCGAACCTGCCCGGAGCCAAGCACTTGCTCGGTCCGCCGCAACAGTTCTCTAACGGGGGCGCGGAGCCATCGAATTGTTCCGCCGATCGACAGAGGCTCAAGCTCTTGAATTATCTGAGACGGAAGCCGATCCAGGATTTCTTTCGACGCTAGCTGGACTTGGCCCGCAAGCATTACAAATTCGATATCTACCATCGACATTGTTGCAAACCTCTCAGCAGCATCGACTCCGCTATCTCTTACTGCGATGAGATCGGCAATACCAGACAACATGATCGATCCTTCCGAGCGCCTCAATCGGAGAATAGCCGCGGGAGCTTCGGTCACCATACGATAGGCGGCCTGCGGCGAGATATTGCAAGCGCGTATTGCGAAGCGGACTTCGTCGAGAAGATCGCCTGT
The sequence above is a segment of the Acidicapsa acidisoli genome. Coding sequences within it:
- a CDS encoding glycoside hydrolase family 55 protein, with amino-acid sequence MKRILISIAAILLHGALFACCSRAQTTPLPVADRENWAANPTVSPESSQGPNLGSTVINVLNYGAKGDRVTDDTASIDSAMTACVTRPRPNNGCVLYFPAGVYITTGVSLKSFVNLKGDGWGTTVIQLKPHTDADVLTVPADVFNFSIYGLTLDGNSARGGTGNCFSTATTPTGPGEWNTANKRTATINAMKLGHIEEVMFSNCSRDGIHINAYNYMLTFDHFYVFNNGVYGVYTQGTNSGFSNFQIERNGTAGIHIANANNRFTSGEVIWNGASVNTEAAVYVSGGRNILTAVEAEDNYTNGFFDSGIDDEFSGCVSDSNGYVSKNPGASSRSASGFILAGTGGVYVGDKVTSYRGRLPDGNFTTEWPYRIDTSNQARVDISYDSTNEPPHGSASSVPQVGSPAAGHAACIKSAGPPVVIGFCSTAVSPSGACSCN
- a CDS encoding phytanoyl-CoA dioxygenase family protein, translating into MNPFYQIHSTDLTSSSLRDEINTRGYALIRDVLPLQAVNSLLRDVTQMLYAEGWLLPQHDAMERLANMDAACGDPDPAFKRVYQEIFNLELFHALPHHSSLQRVMKMLVGDQLLIHPKPIGRLIFPHCERLVVHAHQDYQFMGGDPQFYTAWIPLHDCPTNVGPLRILEGSHRFGFQSHEKENLHVPQIPPGRELGEGWVGGQVNAGDVLIFHSLTVHAASPNLSKELRLSLDCRFQDSRRVLNPSNVVFAGESGKSWEKTYASWRSDDLKYYWKKMSLTFEPTKPEILRLAETAASPSARAKFARIASQLD
- a CDS encoding c-type cytochrome, whose amino-acid sequence is MSRVQELRESVLLMFCEPVPPEHARLIMNWTKHTMLVDSKTERNPLIDNPAGVTDGKEAFLRYCIVCHGLDGQNTGVPFADRMSPPVPSLASKDVQTDTDGQLKWIIDYRIWPLGMPGSKNTLSDEEIWPIVLYLRHSPPAGNLGKPEIYTLTR
- a CDS encoding glycosyltransferase family 4 protein, with translation MKVLIALASSSGQLSGVQRHAISLARCLLLRREITAVHLVAAPWQHGFVRDSAPVGDVRLHLHNAPIGNSALSRNRWYFFHLPQLAKDLGCDVVHLAYPMPVIRRAFHCPVVVTLHDLYPYDIPDNFGFPKVLFNRFALCICLNAANAITCVSRYTLSRLEELQPALVSAKSLVIYNSVEPPKIPPTGISPPQWKDQPFLLCVAQHRRNKNIALALRVFEALLRTQRLALETRLVIVGIPGPETSAIEQFVSTAGLKQNVVFLNGVSDSLLHWFYRNCLLLLAPSTIEGFGLPVAEALQAGCPIVCSDISAFRELGGDYCHYVELGPKEAEGFADAVCAVADQGPREPVAMRHLSAEVISAQYLKLYSSLLSAPDVQASLPEKPVLSSPERHFPT
- a CDS encoding WecB/TagA/CpsF family glycosyltransferase, yielding MEAQRDPELAQVYARATLLVPDGMPTVWVGRMQGFRNMQRVAGPDLMQEIFRREEFAHRTHFLYGGKQGVAADLKSTMRRRFPWVRIVGTYTPPFRDLTPEEEETVTAQILALKPDMIWVGISTPRQERFMMRILPLLDSCLLFGVGAAFDFHTGRIKDAPQWVKRAGLQWLHRLIQDPRRLFWRYLRNNTAFLWHISLQLTGLRTYLQAEINASFASRSQTIADQ
- a CDS encoding aldolase, with the protein product MAVSNRQMGNPTSNTTEEYKPIKPQESLLSDMKLPLRKMLYPLGYAVEIITNDPDVLEAANESFGHARFRRECKVLKIHVGVSDGVSSECPPEPTRRQYNHLYSLVADVDNQALLDLTTCTSFVWLTKATVNNRLYLRYNFLEKAVYLLLGASVVTDLHAACVSKNGKGILLCGDSGAGKSTLSYACARAGWTYTSDDTSYLINDAESPRVIGHSHRVRFRPAAKALFPELEDRSLTPRLEGKPSIEVPTSELPVLMTQSEATVDSIVYLKRYPSARGMLIRLPAGTATERACGELYSAGEIREKHKKILVRLSEIPTYELRYCNLSDAIQLLDFLVHGK
- a CDS encoding glycosyltransferase, whose protein sequence is MNPLMVLSRQLTARGHRVTFFHKPEIEVQVRQHGLEFHPIDVLKPLSVETRRNDVCNNSSSYFAALSKNIDRIADDVKKSLHEIPSALARCGVDVLIVDEIVLAGPTLAQMLDIPYFIISTSVPLSFKWSVSRRSPSCRHQRSPRVWLQDCLLQVSVLRLRGPVRWRLDDYRRKAGLGPIRRMNKDFPAVAHIAQLPECLDFPRSSLPRNFYYTGPFVDDARPQVEFPWHRLDGRPLVYMSLGTARAVHSTIFRLVAKACNELNLQLVITLGGRSIPESFGDLVGRPVVVKEAPQLELVKRAKIVVTHSGLNTALETLRQGKPILAIPTGYDQPAVADRLAWLGVAEVLPAEGATRDQVISSLQKLLANQSYSTAALALRGKIRNVNGAERAADLIESALERHVASLSAKSNQQ